A genomic region of Rhipicephalus sanguineus isolate Rsan-2018 chromosome 1, BIME_Rsan_1.4, whole genome shotgun sequence contains the following coding sequences:
- the LOC125757680 gene encoding uncharacterized protein LOC125757680 produces MAAVDLAWDEPARRGGRYSPRAVRRLASSSEERVTDVSSDTLVPRRPFLYRMRDDDYGEESEYSSSSSEVASARRRKSGSSSVLSWGRSPAPGSVFAVVSTAVVLLCSGALLYLYVNWSNDRLSQQQLAAATKRAPAVAAASGSNAVSSSTPAADNATTEASSKQASESSTEKPSQQEQQQQQQQSPLHSVCLTRFCLAHSSYLEGYLDWAADPCADFYAFACSRRRRASDALLAARTERALLEVLRARPPPLLGLCWKGSTQTGLRQLRELLEDVGLAGWPYRNNRDHVDAWQVAATLTRDLGLDALLAVELLQRRRRSSGGAKRSSG; encoded by the exons ATGGCGGCCGTCGACCTGGCCTGGGACGAGCCGGCGCGCCGCGGCGGCCGCTACTCGCCGCGCGCCGTGCGACGCCTCGCCTCTTCGTCCGAAGAGCGCGTCACCGACGTCTCCTCGGACACGCTGGTGCCGCGCAGGCCGTTCCTGTACCGCATGCGAGACGACGACTACGGCGAAGAGTCCGAGtacagcagcagtagcagcgaGGTCGCATCGGCGCGCCGCCGCAAAAGCGGCAGCAGCAGTGTGCTCAGCTGGGGCCGCAGTCCCGCACCGGGCTCCGTATTCGCCGTCGTCAGCACAGCCGTCGTGTTGCTGTGCTCGGGGGCGCTTCTGTACCTTTACGTGAACTGGTCCAACGACCGGCTGAGCCAGCAGCAGCTTGCAGCGGCCACCAAGCGCGCCCCTGCGGTTGCAGCCGCCTCCGGTTCGAACGCCGTGTCCTCCAGCACTCCTGCCGCCGACAACGCCACCACCGAAGCGTCCAGCAAGCAGGCCTCCGAGAGTTCGACCGAGAAACCGTCGCAGCaagagcaacagcaacaacagcagcagagtCCATTGCACAGCGTGTGCCTCACGCGCTTCTGCCTGGCACATTCGTCCTATCTCGAGGGTTACCTGGACTGGGCGGCCGACCCGTGCGCGGACTTCTACGCGTTCGCGTGCAGTCGAAGACGCCGAGCGTCCGACGCGCTCCTGGCGGCGCGCACGGAGCGCGCCCTGCTGGAAGTCCTGCGCGCCAGGCCGCCGCCGCTCCTGGGACTGTGCTGGAAAGGATCGACGCAGACGGGACTGCGACAGCTGCGCGAGCTGCTCGAGGACGTGGGCCTGGCCGGATGGCCGTACCGCAACAATCGAGACCACGTGGACGCGTGGCAAGTCGCAGCCACGCTCACCAGGGACCTCGGCTTGGACGCGCTGCTCGCCGTCGAGTTGCTACAG CGCCGGAGGCGGAGCAGCGGCGGCGCCAAGAGGAGCAGCGGTTGA